A genomic region of Caldicellulosiruptor acetigenus contains the following coding sequences:
- a CDS encoding GntR family transcriptional regulator — translation MLKLVISQTSNQPIYEQIKNQIKKQIIEGSLKAGEALPSIRVLAKELNVSVITTKRAYEELEKEGFIVTVPARGTFVAEIDKEKISNLGAKEIEEDLQKVVRKAKLLRIELKKLIDMIEKLYKGDEA, via the coding sequence GTGTTAAAGCTTGTGATTTCGCAAACGTCAAACCAGCCTATATATGAACAAATCAAAAATCAAATAAAGAAACAGATAATAGAGGGAAGTCTTAAGGCAGGAGAAGCTTTACCATCAATCAGAGTTTTGGCAAAAGAGCTAAATGTCAGTGTCATAACAACTAAAAGAGCATATGAAGAGCTTGAAAAAGAAGGTTTTATTGTTACAGTGCCGGCAAGAGGAACATTTGTTGCTGAGATTGATAAAGAAAAAATTTCTAACCTTGGCGCAAAAGAGATTGAAGAGGACTTGCAAAAAGTTGTCAGGAAAGCAAAGCTTTTGAGAATTGAACTAAAAAAATTGATTGATATGATTGAAAAACTTTATAAAGGAGATGAAGCCTAA
- a CDS encoding sugar phosphate isomerase/epimerase family protein: MNEPIKKYLKIGTIHFMSFPEVIGGEGPIEETLKVILEDDYFDAVEITWVKDPEVRKRVAKILKDAHVAVAYGAQPTLLRTGLNPNDYDSEKRKQVINFLKERIDEAIELGAQGLGFLSRQYDEARKEEAFEALVDTTLQLCDYAKSKGNFMIELEVFDYDIDKKSLIGPADLAAKFAERIRKEYDNFGLIVDLSHLPLTRETAQQALLPVKDYLTHVHIGNAVVKDKSHPAYGDKHPMFGIEGGENDVEEVIEFLRVLKDIGFLNPEKRPILSFEVSPMPGQDPKIVLASSKRVLNEAWARL; this comes from the coding sequence ATGAATGAACCAATTAAGAAATATTTAAAGATAGGTACAATTCATTTCATGTCATTCCCAGAAGTAATTGGCGGTGAAGGTCCTATCGAAGAGACATTGAAGGTTATTTTGGAAGACGACTATTTTGATGCAGTGGAAATCACATGGGTAAAAGACCCAGAAGTAAGAAAAAGAGTAGCAAAGATACTAAAAGATGCACATGTGGCAGTTGCATACGGTGCACAGCCAACACTTTTGAGAACAGGGCTCAATCCTAACGACTATGACAGCGAAAAGAGGAAACAGGTTATAAACTTTTTGAAAGAGCGAATTGATGAGGCTATTGAGCTTGGGGCTCAGGGGCTTGGATTTTTGTCAAGACAGTATGATGAGGCAAGGAAAGAAGAGGCTTTTGAGGCTTTGGTTGATACAACACTGCAGCTTTGTGATTACGCAAAGTCAAAAGGAAATTTCATGATTGAGCTTGAAGTATTTGATTATGATATTGACAAAAAGAGCTTGATAGGACCTGCTGACCTTGCAGCAAAGTTTGCTGAAAGAATAAGAAAAGAATATGACAACTTTGGACTTATTGTGGATTTGAGCCATCTGCCACTTACAAGGGAAACAGCACAGCAGGCGCTCTTGCCAGTAAAGGATTACCTCACACACGTTCATATAGGCAACGCTGTTGTAAAGGACAAAAGTCATCCAGCATATGGTGACAAACATCCAATGTTTGGAATAGAGGGCGGCGAAAACGATGTTGAAGAGGTAATTGAATTTTTGAGAGTATTGAAAGATATAGGTTTTTTGAACCCAGAAAAAAGACCTATCTTGAGTTTTGAAGTTTCGCCTATGCCAGGGCAGGACCCAAAAATTGTGCTTGCAAGTTCAAAGAGGGTTTTGAACGAAGCATGGGCAAGATTATAA
- a CDS encoding class II fructose-bisphosphate aldolase has translation MLVNLNEVLSYTKVKKFGVGMFNGVSADFYEGLIDAAEQLRCPIIIGVADRFVDRLDFEMIAEVMIFLAKRASVPVCVHLDHAKSLKNIIRAIKAGFTSVMFDGSSLPFEENIKRTKEIVEIAHSVGVSVEGELGVVGRGDWDFKNPEFYTKPEEAEIFAAQTNVDALAVAIGTVHGVYKGQPRLDFERLSEIRKRVDCYLVLHGGSGLSDDDFKKCIEYGINKVNIFTDLTLAINSRLPEFVSKTEDLTPAIFERIREIVRDEAIKKLKVFGSYNII, from the coding sequence TTGCTTGTAAATTTGAATGAGGTATTAAGCTATACAAAAGTGAAAAAGTTTGGTGTGGGGATGTTCAACGGGGTTTCTGCCGACTTTTATGAGGGATTGATTGATGCAGCAGAACAGCTCAGATGCCCAATTATCATTGGTGTTGCAGACAGGTTTGTTGACAGGCTTGATTTTGAGATGATTGCAGAGGTCATGATTTTCCTTGCGAAAAGGGCATCTGTTCCAGTTTGTGTTCATCTTGACCATGCAAAGAGTCTGAAAAATATCATCAGAGCAATAAAGGCTGGGTTTACATCTGTCATGTTTGACGGGTCAAGCTTACCGTTTGAAGAGAATATAAAGAGAACCAAAGAAATTGTTGAGATAGCACACTCTGTTGGTGTGAGCGTTGAAGGTGAGCTTGGAGTTGTAGGAAGAGGTGACTGGGATTTTAAAAACCCTGAGTTTTACACAAAGCCTGAAGAGGCAGAGATTTTTGCTGCACAGACAAATGTTGATGCCTTAGCTGTTGCGATTGGTACTGTGCATGGGGTTTATAAAGGACAGCCGCGGCTTGATTTTGAGAGGCTTTCTGAAATAAGAAAAAGGGTTGACTGCTATCTTGTGCTTCACGGCGGGTCTGGTCTTTCTGATGATGATTTCAAGAAGTGCATTGAGTATGGAATTAACAAGGTAAATATCTTTACAGACCTGACCTTAGCTATAAATTCTCGGCTTCCAGAGTTTGTAAGCAAGACAGAGGATTTGACACCAGCCATCTTTGAGAGAATAAGAGAGATTGTTCGTGATGAGGCTATTAAGAAACTCAAAGTTTTCGGCAGCTACAACATAATATAG
- a CDS encoding pectinesterase family protein: MFSLKSYLPDATLSKYVKVLVHANENIFVKISLGKEQLIERFLREDEILDAVVELNEGRNDLQIEGENLDGCKYVMNKSIRYLEKPFAIVDQNYAGCDKDVVSGIVFCKSLKSLTEILKKENSSYKAVFIRNGIYREKVNIDSSRVMLIGEDKNKTIVTYSLAAGLPAENGGILATSNTATFTISGEDFVVENITFENGFDRNVPIEHRQAVAVKALADRLMFFNCIFKSTQDTLYADFGRQYYYRCYIEGDVDFIFGAAQAVFEECVIFSLDREDRKIKGYVTAASTKPDSQYGFLFIRCKLISNIREKECVYLGRPWHPSSDPHRWVNVVFKECYLDSHIHPDGWCEMHGFCPENERFFEYKNFGPGSSKQNSKRPQLDEIEAERYTRENVLGEWKVEI; encoded by the coding sequence ATGTTTTCTTTAAAGAGCTACCTTCCCGATGCTACTTTGTCAAAGTATGTGAAAGTTTTAGTGCATGCAAATGAAAATATTTTTGTGAAGATATCTCTTGGCAAAGAACAACTAATAGAAAGATTTCTCAGAGAAGATGAGATTTTGGACGCGGTTGTTGAACTGAATGAAGGAAGAAACGACTTGCAGATTGAAGGTGAAAATCTTGATGGTTGCAAGTATGTTATGAACAAAAGCATAAGATATCTGGAAAAACCATTTGCAATAGTTGACCAAAACTATGCGGGGTGCGACAAAGATGTTGTAAGCGGTATAGTTTTTTGCAAAAGTTTAAAAAGCTTGACCGAAATCCTTAAAAAAGAAAACTCTTCATATAAAGCTGTGTTTATAAGAAATGGAATTTACAGAGAAAAAGTAAATATTGATTCGTCAAGGGTAATGCTAATTGGTGAGGACAAAAACAAAACCATTGTGACTTATTCGTTGGCAGCAGGACTTCCCGCAGAAAATGGAGGAATTTTAGCTACTTCAAACACTGCTACCTTTACAATATCTGGAGAGGATTTTGTTGTTGAAAATATCACATTTGAAAATGGTTTTGATAGAAATGTTCCGATTGAGCACAGACAGGCTGTTGCAGTGAAAGCGTTGGCTGACAGGTTAATGTTTTTCAACTGCATTTTTAAAAGCACCCAGGATACTCTTTATGCTGATTTTGGAAGACAGTATTATTATAGATGCTACATAGAGGGAGATGTGGACTTCATATTTGGGGCTGCACAAGCCGTTTTCGAAGAATGTGTGATATTTTCGCTTGACAGGGAAGACAGAAAAATAAAAGGATATGTCACCGCAGCAAGTACAAAACCAGATAGCCAGTATGGGTTCTTGTTTATAAGGTGCAAGCTCATATCCAATATAAGAGAAAAAGAATGTGTCTACCTTGGAAGACCATGGCATCCATCTTCTGACCCTCACAGGTGGGTAAATGTTGTGTTCAAAGAGTGCTATTTAGATAGTCACATTCATCCCGATGGCTGGTGCGAGATGCACGGCTTTTGCCCTGAAAATGAGAGATTTTTTGAGTATAAAAATTTTGGTCCAGGTAGCAGCAAACAAAATTCCAAAAGACCTCAACTTGATGAAATAGAAGCTGAGAGGTATACAAGGGAAAATGTTTTGGGAGAGTGGAAAGTAGAAATATAG
- the xylB gene encoding xylulokinase — translation MEKILTIDIGTTACKVIVFDLEGNILAKANREYPTYTPQIEWAEQDPLDWWNEAVEGIKEVAQAAGADGIVAIGLSSQRETVVPINRQGNVLSRAISWMDRRSRLEAEEISREFGKSTIHKITGLIPDSTFTATKLLWLKKHQPEILQKAHVFLQPKEFIGYMLTGEAATDHSLASRTMMFDINKRQWWEDIFEFVGVKTSQFPRLCYADEIIGYLKEDVAKILGLKSGIPVVSGGGDRPLEALGAGIVGSRVMESTGTATNVSMSSNKVPENLDPRVVCSCHVIRDHYLIEQGITTSGTILRWIRDNFYRGEKEKGENVYELIDNEAESSSPGANGVVLLPFFMGSRATRWNPDAKGVLFGLTLTHSRADVARAVLEGISYEIRACIEILESMGLRAESIVSMGGGAKSRVWSRIKADILGKKVVVEKVQEAASKGAMLLASYAIGARKSLIEEKREVLFEYQPDSKNHEIYNRVYEIYNQLYSSVSSLYPKLSQY, via the coding sequence ATGGAAAAGATTCTTACCATAGACATTGGAACAACTGCCTGCAAGGTGATAGTGTTTGATTTGGAAGGTAATATCTTGGCAAAAGCAAACAGAGAGTATCCCACATACACGCCTCAGATTGAGTGGGCAGAACAGGACCCTCTTGATTGGTGGAATGAAGCGGTGGAAGGCATCAAGGAAGTAGCACAAGCAGCAGGGGCAGATGGCATTGTGGCAATTGGACTTTCGTCGCAAAGAGAGACAGTTGTTCCAATTAATAGGCAAGGGAATGTTCTGTCAAGAGCTATTTCGTGGATGGACAGGCGTTCACGGCTTGAAGCAGAAGAAATTTCGCGGGAGTTTGGCAAGAGCACAATACATAAAATAACAGGTTTGATTCCAGACTCGACATTTACAGCAACAAAGCTTTTGTGGCTCAAAAAACATCAGCCAGAGATTTTGCAAAAAGCTCATGTTTTCTTGCAGCCAAAAGAGTTTATTGGGTACATGCTCACAGGCGAGGCTGCAACAGACCATTCGCTGGCAAGCAGAACAATGATGTTTGACATAAACAAAAGACAGTGGTGGGAAGACATATTTGAGTTTGTGGGTGTAAAAACTTCTCAGTTTCCAAGACTTTGCTATGCAGATGAAATCATAGGGTATTTGAAAGAAGATGTTGCAAAAATCTTAGGGCTCAAAAGCGGAATACCTGTTGTAAGCGGTGGTGGGGATAGGCCCTTGGAGGCATTAGGAGCAGGGATTGTAGGAAGCCGTGTTATGGAGTCAACAGGGACTGCCACAAATGTTTCAATGTCGTCAAATAAAGTGCCAGAAAATCTTGACCCAAGGGTTGTGTGTTCCTGCCATGTAATAAGAGACCATTATCTAATTGAGCAGGGTATAACAACAAGCGGCACAATTTTGCGATGGATAAGGGACAACTTTTACAGGGGCGAGAAGGAAAAAGGCGAGAACGTTTATGAGCTGATTGACAATGAGGCAGAAAGTTCAAGCCCCGGTGCAAATGGTGTTGTGCTTTTACCATTTTTCATGGGCAGCCGCGCGACAAGATGGAACCCTGATGCAAAAGGAGTTCTGTTTGGGCTGACGCTGACACATTCAAGAGCTGATGTTGCAAGAGCTGTGCTTGAAGGGATTTCGTATGAAATAAGAGCGTGCATTGAGATTTTAGAGTCTATGGGTCTTAGAGCTGAGAGTATAGTTTCTATGGGGGGTGGCGCAAAGAGCAGAGTATGGAGCAGAATTAAAGCTGATATTTTGGGTAAAAAGGTTGTTGTTGAAAAGGTACAAGAGGCGGCATCAAAAGGAGCAATGCTTCTTGCATCGTATGCAATTGGTGCAAGGAAAAGCTTAATTGAGGAAAAAAGAGAAGTGCTTTTTGAGTACCAGCCAGACAGCAAAAACCATGAGATTTATAACAGAGTGTATGAAATATACAACCAGCTTTACAGTTCAGTTTCCAGCCTTTATCCAAAACTTTCTCAATATTGA
- a CDS encoding nucleoside deaminase has protein sequence MYIYNVMKTLIEYASRSNDIPVAAAVVKDGRIISIKRNDSKKAIYHAEILAIIDATSKLSTKDLRSCEMFVTKEPCPMCMSAIVLSKVKRLYFGARDFKMGAAESCFNLSQHPFLNHKVEVIGGICEDECRLLLKRFFEEKRR, from the coding sequence ATGTATATATATAATGTGATGAAAACTCTGATAGAGTATGCAAGTCGTTCAAATGACATCCCAGTTGCGGCGGCTGTTGTAAAGGATGGAAGAATTATTAGTATCAAAAGAAATGACAGTAAAAAAGCCATTTACCACGCAGAGATTCTTGCCATAATTGACGCCACATCAAAGCTTTCTACAAAGGACCTGAGAAGCTGCGAGATGTTTGTGACAAAAGAGCCATGCCCGATGTGTATGAGTGCAATAGTTTTGAGTAAAGTAAAAAGGCTTTATTTTGGTGCAAGAGATTTCAAAATGGGTGCTGCTGAGTCTTGCTTTAATCTTTCACAACATCCTTTTTTAAATCATAAGGTAGAAGTGATAGGAGGAATATGTGAAGATGAGTGCAGACTTCTTTTAAAAAGGTTCTTTGAAGAAAAGCGAAGATAA
- a CDS encoding transposase: MFKNKPNQLSFLDLYSHIKASALYKPESLLGLFNKFIDLSNYIPSSFYKAYYKYFGKHRYFSLESMLLCFFVQKILKLNTLTQLRAVLLNSYELRSFCNLHGNVPSISTFSRFRKIFASEIQKLFQNISIHAHNISIQQCPELASILIFDTTGIVPKVRENNPKFIQSLLKNTSKANPELSSDKIYSLVYSSLPKTANANSNIRLMFVNGHFCWALKFAVITNALGIPLALVPLFDSDSPSSDPLQHKAISDSKALIPSLETLFSYLPKNFSTFIADSALDSHNIYSTLKNSFNFSKIVIPLNTRASKNTTPTSDPNIVISEDGVPICKKFNKPFKPEGKCQGKNRSLRFKWICPMSCYKDGKRICSCPQPCTTSKSGRMFYTYPDNFRSFPGINRNSQEFFDLYKKRVAVEQTIYHLKSYMGSDTTQTLDHIPIFSDFLLSAITYSLLFILAHNIKLYCSKLTIKKLSKLKKLIA; the protein is encoded by the coding sequence ATGTTCAAAAACAAACCTAATCAGCTTTCATTTTTAGACTTGTATTCCCACATAAAGGCCTCGGCTCTTTACAAGCCTGAAAGCCTCTTGGGCTTGTTCAACAAATTCATCGACTTGTCCAACTACATACCTTCTTCTTTCTACAAAGCCTACTACAAATACTTCGGTAAGCATAGATACTTCTCTTTAGAATCTATGCTTCTTTGCTTTTTTGTCCAAAAAATCCTTAAACTCAATACCTTAACCCAACTTCGCGCTGTCTTGCTTAACTCATATGAACTTCGCTCATTTTGTAATCTACATGGCAATGTCCCTTCTATCTCTACTTTCTCTCGCTTCAGAAAAATATTTGCAAGCGAAATCCAAAAACTTTTCCAAAATATCTCTATCCATGCACACAATATCTCTATCCAACAATGCCCTGAACTTGCTTCAATCCTAATCTTCGATACAACCGGTATTGTCCCAAAGGTTCGTGAAAACAACCCTAAATTCATTCAATCACTCTTGAAAAATACCTCAAAAGCTAACCCTGAGCTGTCTTCTGACAAAATCTACTCTCTTGTTTATTCTTCTTTGCCTAAAACTGCTAACGCTAATTCTAATATCCGCCTTATGTTCGTAAATGGCCATTTCTGCTGGGCTTTAAAATTTGCTGTCATTACCAACGCTCTCGGTATTCCTTTAGCTTTAGTTCCTCTGTTTGACTCTGATTCTCCTTCGTCAGACCCACTGCAACATAAAGCTATCTCTGACTCTAAAGCTTTAATTCCTTCACTCGAAACTCTATTCTCTTATCTACCTAAAAATTTCTCTACTTTCATCGCTGACAGTGCCTTGGATTCACACAACATCTACTCCACTTTAAAAAATTCTTTCAACTTCTCCAAAATTGTTATCCCTCTAAATACAAGAGCCTCTAAAAATACTACACCTACTTCAGACCCTAATATCGTTATATCTGAAGATGGTGTCCCAATCTGCAAAAAGTTCAATAAACCTTTTAAACCTGAAGGCAAATGTCAAGGCAAAAATCGCTCATTGCGCTTTAAATGGATTTGCCCTATGTCTTGTTACAAAGACGGCAAACGCATCTGCTCTTGCCCTCAGCCTTGTACTACCTCTAAATCGGGCAGAATGTTCTATACATACCCAGATAACTTTCGCTCTTTCCCAGGAATCAACAGAAATTCCCAAGAGTTTTTTGACCTCTACAAAAAACGTGTCGCTGTAGAGCAGACTATTTACCACCTAAAATCCTACATGGGCTCTGATACAACACAAACTCTTGATCATATTCCTATTTTCTCTGATTTCTTGCTCTCTGCTATTACTTATTCGCTCTTATTTATCCTTGCTCACAACATTAAACTCTATTGTTCTAAATTAACTATCAAAAAACTGAGCAAACTTAAAAAACTTATAGCTTAA
- a CDS encoding ATP-binding protein: protein MENKFLQLVFTSNLQLVKVAEKEILSFLMREANISADELLEFKLIVNELLINAVVHGNKEDSSKSVKVKVGIVDRKLSYIVVEDEGEGFDIDRVFKEYTPYDEKDEIEDLYEFGRGLMIVASLCERVKQNQKGNKIVAVRRLKKEEDYYV from the coding sequence ATGGAGAACAAATTTTTACAGCTTGTGTTTACAAGTAATCTCCAGCTTGTCAAAGTAGCAGAAAAAGAGATTCTATCATTTTTAATGAGGGAAGCTAATATATCAGCAGATGAGCTTTTGGAGTTCAAGCTCATAGTAAATGAACTTCTAATAAATGCTGTTGTCCATGGCAATAAAGAAGACAGTTCAAAGTCTGTAAAAGTAAAGGTTGGAATAGTAGACAGAAAGCTTAGCTACATTGTCGTGGAGGACGAAGGAGAAGGATTTGATATTGATAGGGTGTTTAAAGAATACACCCCATACGATGAAAAGGACGAGATAGAAGATTTATATGAGTTTGGTCGAGGACTTATGATAGTTGCTTCTCTGTGTGAAAGGGTCAAGCAGAACCAAAAAGGGAATAAGATTGTGGCTGTAAGAAGGCTCAAAAAAGAAGAAGATTATTATGTTTGA
- a CDS encoding ATP-binding cassette domain-containing protein: MVELIELTKDFGKVLAVDRLSFRIEKGEIFGILGENGAGKTTTLRMLATMLKPTSGTAIISGLDITKEPEKVRRKIGILFGSESGLYARLTARENIEYFGLLHDMDKGELKKRIDELSQKFGMQEYIDRPAGTFSKGMKQKVCFVRSIIHNPEVMLFDEPTNSLDVSSAKEVHDFIRLCKQEGRTIIFSSHSMSEVEKLCDRVAIIHKGKLIAIGTIEEIKQRFSGASFEDIFLRLVGEER, translated from the coding sequence ATGGTAGAGCTGATTGAGCTTACCAAAGACTTTGGAAAGGTTTTGGCTGTTGACAGGCTGTCATTTAGAATTGAAAAAGGTGAAATTTTTGGAATCCTTGGTGAAAACGGTGCTGGCAAGACAACAACCCTCAGAATGCTTGCAACAATGCTCAAGCCCACATCTGGAACAGCCATCATCTCAGGGCTTGACATCACAAAAGAACCCGAAAAGGTAAGGCGAAAAATTGGAATCCTCTTTGGAAGTGAAAGCGGGCTTTATGCAAGGCTGACTGCACGAGAGAACATTGAATATTTTGGACTTTTGCATGATATGGACAAAGGTGAACTTAAAAAGAGAATTGATGAACTTTCTCAAAAGTTTGGTATGCAAGAGTACATTGACAGACCTGCAGGAACATTCTCAAAAGGAATGAAACAAAAGGTGTGTTTTGTGCGCTCTATCATTCACAATCCAGAAGTGATGCTATTCGATGAGCCAACAAACTCTTTGGATGTGTCTTCCGCAAAAGAGGTACATGACTTTATAAGACTATGTAAACAGGAAGGAAGAACAATCATATTTTCAAGCCATTCAATGAGCGAGGTTGAAAAGCTTTGTGACAGGGTTGCAATTATTCACAAAGGAAAACTTATTGCTATCGGAACAATTGAAGAAATCAAGCAAAGATTTTCTGGAGCTTCTTTCGAAGATATATTCTTAAGATTGGTAGGTGAGGAAAGATGA
- a CDS encoding ABC transporter ATP-binding protein has translation MIALYVRNLTKTYKNFKLEIQELTLESGYIMALLGRNGAGKTTLIKCILDLVKKESGEVLIFEKPFNCDEVQIKQKLGVVLENPIVPGYLKPKEVKEIMKAFYKTWDNKLYKKLCDLFEIDQNKRIAQLSKGTVMKFSIALALSHRPDLLILDEPTSGLDPVARNQFVEILQEFVQSEEKAVFYSTHIVSDIENVADFVTIIDGGKIVFSSSRESIQDDYCIVKGAANEYDKIPKSAVLSLKKSTLSFEALCRKKDVKIFQDEFVVEKPSIEKFYVMLVRRDENDEVLEVV, from the coding sequence ATGATTGCCCTGTATGTCAGAAATCTTACAAAGACATACAAAAACTTTAAGCTCGAAATACAAGAGCTTACTTTAGAAAGTGGCTATATAATGGCGCTATTGGGGAGAAACGGTGCTGGCAAGACAACTTTGATAAAGTGCATTCTTGACCTTGTCAAAAAAGAAAGTGGGGAAGTTTTAATCTTTGAAAAGCCTTTTAACTGTGACGAAGTACAAATCAAACAAAAGCTTGGGGTGGTTCTGGAAAATCCAATTGTGCCAGGGTATCTAAAACCAAAAGAGGTAAAAGAAATAATGAAGGCATTTTACAAAACATGGGATAACAAGCTCTACAAAAAACTTTGCGACCTTTTTGAAATTGACCAGAACAAAAGAATTGCCCAGCTGTCGAAAGGAACAGTAATGAAGTTTTCAATTGCCTTAGCTTTATCCCACAGACCAGACCTTTTGATTTTAGATGAGCCAACATCTGGGCTTGACCCTGTTGCAAGGAACCAGTTTGTTGAGATTTTGCAGGAGTTTGTTCAATCAGAAGAAAAAGCTGTCTTTTACTCAACACACATCGTGTCTGACATTGAAAATGTTGCTGATTTTGTAACAATTATTGATGGAGGCAAGATTGTATTCAGCTCATCGCGTGAAAGTATTCAAGATGATTACTGCATAGTGAAGGGAGCAGCAAATGAATATGACAAAATTCCAAAAAGTGCAGTTTTATCTTTGAAGAAAAGCACACTTTCTTTTGAGGCACTGTGCCGCAAAAAAGATGTTAAGATTTTTCAAGATGAATTTGTGGTTGAAAAGCCCTCCATTGAAAAGTTCTATGTTATGCTCGTGAGAAGGGATGAGAATGATGAAGTACTGGAAGTTGTATAG
- a CDS encoding ABC transporter permease yields the protein MRMMKYWKLYRRNILWFFIVLSIYILYMSLILFALEKNSDINRIVHKFFNSIWTGIFVSLLISDFYGKDYYQNELYLLMLLPVKKINIVINQFIRYIIIVTIPILTFSLVTFLLFHKSSLNMNQFIDEVLEYLFICINTVIAIQPLFIWMSGKNRHNVYVYISVTFTYFLIIALMGTILIFSLNLEPSIKGHTFFYNSLLIKNIVISIVYTLLILILSFFTTYKLLLKKEF from the coding sequence ATGAGAATGATGAAGTACTGGAAGTTGTATAGAAGAAATATCTTATGGTTTTTCATTGTCCTTTCAATATATATTTTATATATGAGTTTAATTTTATTTGCTTTAGAAAAAAACTCTGATATTAATAGAATTGTTCATAAGTTTTTTAATTCTATTTGGACTGGCATTTTTGTTTCATTATTGATATCAGATTTTTATGGCAAAGATTATTATCAAAACGAATTATATTTATTGATGTTGTTACCAGTAAAGAAAATCAATATTGTTATTAATCAATTTATTAGATACATTATTATAGTTACCATCCCCATTTTGACATTCTCATTGGTTACTTTTTTGTTGTTTCACAAAAGTTCGTTAAATATGAATCAGTTTATTGATGAAGTTTTAGAATATCTATTTATTTGTATTAATACGGTAATAGCAATTCAACCTCTATTTATTTGGATGAGTGGTAAAAACAGGCATAATGTATATGTTTACATTTCTGTAACGTTTACTTATTTTTTGATTATAGCACTAATGGGAACAATACTAATTTTCAGCTTGAACTTAGAACCAAGCATTAAAGGTCATACATTCTTCTATAATTCACTTTTAATAAAAAACATAGTTATATCAATTGTCTACACTCTTTTAATCCTCATTTTATCTTTTTTTACTACTTACAAATTACTGCTTAAAAAGGAATTCTAA
- a CDS encoding DeoR/GlpR family DNA-binding transcription regulator, which translates to MLSATRRQKIKEILMEKKSVTVTELCNIFNVSDETIRRDLKKLEQEGLIEKNYGGAILKEGVSLVPPISQRSKEFIQEKERIAIEAINRIKEGMVVILDTGTTTQQIARKLKSFQHITVITNGINIVNELITNNSINLFLVGGKVKNSNFSTVGPEAQKAFLQFSADIAFIGTSGISLEKGLTTSDVFEAEVKRAMIDSSKEVIVVADSSKFKKNAMVSFATLSKVSEIITAGEISSELVENFRQKGVKITVV; encoded by the coding sequence ATGTTATCAGCAACACGCAGGCAAAAAATTAAAGAGATATTGATGGAGAAAAAGAGTGTGACTGTCACAGAGCTTTGCAACATTTTCAACGTATCTGACGAGACAATCAGAAGAGATTTGAAAAAACTTGAGCAGGAAGGGCTAATTGAGAAAAATTACGGTGGAGCTATTTTAAAAGAAGGGGTTTCTTTAGTTCCGCCAATTTCCCAGCGCTCAAAAGAGTTTATCCAGGAAAAAGAAAGGATTGCGATTGAGGCGATAAACAGAATAAAAGAGGGCATGGTTGTAATTTTGGATACAGGAACAACCACCCAACAAATAGCAAGAAAGCTCAAGAGCTTTCAGCACATAACTGTGATAACCAATGGCATAAATATAGTTAATGAGCTCATAACAAATAACAGTATCAATTTATTTTTAGTTGGGGGCAAAGTAAAAAATTCTAACTTTTCGACAGTTGGACCAGAAGCTCAAAAAGCATTTTTACAGTTTAGTGCTGATATAGCTTTTATAGGAACAAGCGGCATTTCTCTTGAAAAAGGTCTTACAACCTCTGATGTGTTTGAAGCAGAGGTAAAAAGGGCTATGATAGATAGCAGCAAAGAGGTCATAGTTGTTGCAGACAGCAGCAAGTTCAAGAAAAATGCCATGGTTTCGTTTGCAACTCTCAGCAAAGTATCTGAAATTATCACAGCAGGCGAGATAAGCAGTGAGCTTGTGGAAAATTTCAGACAAAAGGGCGTGAAAATAACTGTGGTGTAA